A region from the Acyrthosiphon pisum isolate AL4f chromosome A1, pea_aphid_22Mar2018_4r6ur, whole genome shotgun sequence genome encodes:
- the LOC100571221 gene encoding uncharacterized protein LOC100571221 gives MQSIRKEMKMELVSCERRLQKLINKCTFKHCTTYNENLNAVALENKIIKFDKPIYIGFAVLDISKTLMYDYHYNVMQKHYGEKIKLMYTDTDSLVYHVQTEDFYVDLAANHSLLGRMDTANLSIDHPCYVAERKKTPGFFSDDVDGDIITEFCALRAKSYAYNIYAVEGRVGGENIKVKSIRAHVVKNHMTLEDHRKCLFGEVGLELNRDNVSIRSFNHQLMTIKTRKLTYNSYDDKRVVLEGKINTLAHGHYSIEEDD, from the exons ATGCAGTCTATAAGGAAGGAAATGAAGATGGAGTTGGTGTCATGTGAGAGGAGGTtacaaaaattgattaataagtGTACGTTCAAGCACTGTACAACCTACAACGAGAACCTGAACGCTGTCGCTTTggagaacaaaattataaaatttgacaaacctatatatattg gaTTTGCTGTATTAGATATTAGCAAAACGTTAATGTATGATTACCACTACAATGTCATGCAGAAACATTATGGAGAGAAGATAAAGCTTATGTACACTGACACAG attCACTAGTGTATCATGTTCAGACAGAAGATTTTTATGTGGACTTGGCGGCTAACCACAGCTTGTTGGGTAGGATGGATACTGCTAACCTGTCCATTGACCATCCGTGTTATGTGGCAGAAAGAAAGAAGACTCCGGGCTTCTTCTCCGACGATGTGGACGGGGATATTATTACTGAGTTCTGTGCGTTGAGGGCCAAGTcgtatgcctataatatatatgctgtAGAGGGCAGAGTAGGAGGAGAAAATATCAAGGTGAAGAGTATCAGAGCTCATGTGGTTAAAAACCATATGACTCTTGAAGACCATAGAAAGTGCCTGTTTGGAGAAGTTGGACTGGAGTTGAATAGAGACAATGTATCGATACGATCATTTAATCACCAGCTTATGACGATAAAGACCAGGAAGCTAACGTACAACAGCTATGATGATAAGAGGGTGGTGTTAGAGGGCAAAATAAACACACTAGCCCATGGTCATTATAGTATAGA ggaAGATGATTAG
- the LOC100160853 gene encoding uncharacterized protein LOC100160853 — translation MFISRLTARTPVICTPSLFTALRKRLEFFEGMSHLSHVSTDLAGPSVGIYSQAVKYGDTVYLSGTLGLDPSTGKLVEGGAGPEIKKALENIKHVLEASQSSVSSIVKTTVLLADIKDGPTVNEIYKQFFVPPYPARAMFQVAKLPLDAKVEIEVIAAVNK, via the exons ATGTTCATTAGTAGACTAACAGCTCGCACGCCGGTCATCTGCACTCCGTCACTGTTTACAGCACTAAGGAAACGTTTAGAATTCTTCGAAGGTATGAGCCACTTGTCGCACGTGTCCACGGACTTGGCGGGCCCATCGGTCGGGATCTACAG ccAAGCAGTTAAATACGGTGATACAGTTTACTTGTCAGGTACCTTGGGCTTAGATCCTAGTACCGGTAAGCTGGTTGAAGGCGGTGCCGGAcctgaaataaaaaaagcattGGAAAATATTAAGCATGTCCTGGAAGCGTCTCAATCGTCTGTCAGTTCAA tCGTTAAGACCACGGTTCTGTTAGCTGACATAAAAGACGGCCCGACGGTGAACGAGATTTACAAGCAAT TTTTTGTGCCGCCATATCCGGCTAGAGCAATGTTTCAAGTGGCCAAATTGCCTTTA gacgCCAAAGTCGAAATAGAAGTGATCGCCGCGGTTAACAAGTAA
- the LOC107882251 gene encoding uncharacterized protein LOC107882251 encodes MEKEHAIPTKIINRIKCAKQQYSETVTNLPVIKTFFTSSASDSVDNIASLNVTRTLVKCPLSNIEVDGVSLLEPVQSSSSEEEGVLPLDNSSVSMMICETITPNKNISVILKIIIQLYIH; translated from the exons ATGGAAAAGGAACATGCTATTCCAACTAAAATTATCAACAGAATAAAATGT gctAAACAACAATACTCAGAAACTGTAACCAACTTGCCtgtaattaaaactttttttactaGTTCTGCTAGCGATTCAGTTGACAATATTGCTTCTTTAAATGTTACCAGAACTTTAGTAAAG tgtccTTTGAGCAATATAGAGGTAGACGGAGTATCTTTGTTGGAACCAGTTCAATCAAGTTCTAGTGAAGAAGAAGGAGTACTACCATTAGACAATTCTTCTGTATCAATGATGATTTGTGAAACAATCACACCCAATAAAAATATctctgtaatattaaaaattataatacaattgtacatacattaa
- the LOC107885007 gene encoding uncharacterized protein LOC107885007, giving the protein MVDDEVSQDPSGAPGQPSPSTLANVSTTVDSVSHVPRLPNFWTYSPHEWFLHADAVFANQRIRADTPRVNHVLAALNEEAVKAVSDLIGPNTSYASLKDRLISTFSVPPSTRFRTIVEPGGMGNRRPSQMLRDMRAVLPNSLDDTALREFWLQKLPSNIRAIVSGLDGTLTDIAERADRVLEASTSRDVFAVQSSSSDDRLRAIEAAILSLTTQISNLLTAQQSRNNSGYSRNRSRSKSRTQNNPKWCSYHNQYGADARHCKSPCTFKSEN; this is encoded by the coding sequence ATGGTTGACGACGAAGTCTCGCAAGATCCGTCTGGTGCGCCCGGTCAGCCATCACCGTCCACGCTCGCGAACGTTTCGACCACGGTTGACAGTGTTTCCCACGTGCCCCGACTACCAAATTTTTGGACTTACTCCCCGCACGAGTGGTTCCTACACGCGGATGCCGTATTCGCCAACCAAAGAATCCGCGCCGACACCCCGCGTGTAAACCACGTTCTCGCCGCTCTGAACGAGGAGGCGGTCAAGGCGGTAAGCGACCTGATCGGTCCCAACACTTCCTACGCTAGTCTAAAGGATCGTCTCATCAGCACGTTTTCGGTGCCGCCGTCGACTCGTTTTCGCACCATCGTTGAACCGGGCGGGATGGGCAATCGGAGACCCTCCCAAATGCTCCGAGATATGAGAGCTGTGCTCCCAAATTCGTTGGACGATACTGCACTAAGGGAGTTCTGGCTACAAAAGTTACCGTCAAACATTCGCGCAATAGTCTCCGGCCTCGACGGAACGTTGACCGATATCGCCGAACGTGCGGATCGCGTGTTGGAGGCCAGTACCTCGCGCGACGTTTTCGCGGTGCAATCGAGTAGCTCTGACGACCGTCTCCGCGCCATAGAGGCTGCCATACTCTCGTTGACTACCCAAATCTCCAACCTGCTCACCGCCCAGCAGTCCCGTAACAATTCTGGGTACAGTCGCAATCGGAGCCGTTCAAAATCGCGCACACAAAACAACCCTAAATGGTGCAGTTATCATAATCAATACGGCGCTGACGCTAGGCATTGCAAGTCGCCGTGTACGTTTAAGTCGGAAAACTAG